The window GACCTCCAAAATGAATCGCTGTGAGTGGATCAGTTGGTTTTATGCTAAATTCGACTTCACCACTGGATGTGAATGCGTTCTGGACAAGGGAAGAGAAATCAAACAACCTGGATTGATCAAGAAGTTGTTGTTCATCTATCTCCCATTCTTCCAAATCCACTTTCTTTCTCCCATAAGTGTACTGGACACCAAGTTTAACCAGTGTTATGTCTCTGTTATGGTAATCAGGTCTTTTGCCAACGGGAAGTATGCGATGAATGATGGCTCTACGTTGTCTTGCTTCAAATGAAATTTCATGATCGAGCGAAAAGAAAATGAATCTTGCCCTGTTAACGTTGTCGCGATTTCTAAGAACATGAGCAGAGGTTAGGATCCATCCATCGCCAAAATAAAAGCCGCTTCCAATGTGACTAACGCCGTTTGTTTGAAACACTTCGATTCTACACACTCCTGCTCCTAACAAAAGTAGCTGTGAAAACGTTTCCCTCAGATTGTACACTCGCGAAATTGAAGCTCGATATTGGTCATCGATTGCTAAGGTTGAAATGATCCTTCTTTTTTCATTCTCTGCACATTCCAAAAGTTCTTGTACCTCTTTTTCGTACAAAAATCGACGAGCTTTCGAATAGCGCGATCGGTATAAACCACAAGACATTGTAAAGGCGAGCTCattaaaatactgaaaaacGCAGCAGAATAAAGGCAAATAATATGACCGCTCCCAGCAGCTGGCCCCGCTAATGTTGTCTTGACGACGTCAATTTTCAATAGtaatgttattttcatttgtGGGATCAATTTTtcgcttccaaatttttggtcagAAATGTTGATGACAGATTGTGAGTGTAAGTTTAGAAGTACAGTCGGTTCGTGCGGTGTGATAAGCAACTGATGATGGTTCTCTGAATTACCACCACAAAGACACAACAGTTGTCGAAATTTATCTACCGCTCAGAGTGAGTCGATTGTCCTAGAAGAGACAACAATTGGCCttcatatgcaaatattttGATACATTCAAATTTAATCTGAAAAgaattcaacatttcttttgaaatCCTTTTGACAAGCTGTCAAAACTTAATTCCTTGATTTGTCTGTGGTTGTTTTCAATATTCCATGTTTAAATTGAAAGATGAAAATGTCACTTTATTGTCTTCGAAACGCAAATAAGGCAAAAAGGCGACTAGCGCTTTCGTCAAACAAAAAACGGCCACCAAACGTTGCgaaatttatttctttagtgGGTGTTAATCTCAAAACGCACAGACATTTATCAGAGTTGAAAACGTTATAAACCAAGAGGAAGCGGCCTGTGTCATTTTTAAATACCTCCTTCCAATATTACATGCTCAGGAAAGAACCCACTGAGATATCAAAGTCTGTTTCTTTGGTCGAAAACTAGTAGTTTTTAGTTATTATATTGCTTTCTCAATTATCAACACCCGGTGCATAGTCAAGACGTTCTGCCGTTTGATAATTTGTTTCTTCTCTTTGTAAACAGTTATAGAGTTTCAAAAAATAGGCGTGACTGGAATATCATGAGTTTTCAAAACGAAATAACACATTCCCTTTTTCGTCCTCATGGAAAATTCATGGAAAtttaaattgtttgaaatttaaattatttaaggtAGGAAAGCATTTTCAAGGAGACATGTAGATTTCAGTCATCCGTTGTTACCTTAGGATACCTTCTTTCTTTCGAAAAATGCAAAGAAGCAAAACTGATCAACAAGCAAGAAAGTCTATATCGCAGGTTTGTTTTAAGCCAAACCGTCGCTATTAACATTACAGAACTTGagcaaagacgacgacgacggcttctGGAAGACAAAAATAGGTCAGAAGCACATGAACTACATGaacttgaagcgtgtaactcgCACCTCTCTTCCTCGGAACAAAGCTGgcgattttaggacaccaattttatgcccaaatatggacaaaataagatcgaagctgcacgctcGGGAAAATGCGTGAGcaacgttacatccaaataaggaaattgtTAAACTGTAAAAACCCCAGGCCTGAAACGGAGCTaaatgcttcaaggtcatgagcttctgattAGGGAtaatatacagatttagccaagcctaacagcggagctcccgggttgtttatttttactggctgtaggattagtgaaagtaaaaggctttggaattgtcTGCGTTCTGGTTTTCCCGGGTATTgcttaattttgtcattttcttcgctgcctaactggtgaattccacggtaaatttcacccgaaaaaccgatatcgcatgaatcacgaagggatgagtgcgaTATTGGCTTTTCTAGCgaaatttactgtcgaatttaccagttaggcaattaatttttcttgaatcgcaagagttttaagagaaaacaagcaaatcctcagcaaggtGGCaggtggaggcagtgtggtctaGTGGGGTCTAGTTGGGTTTGCAtacggctgctccgggttcaaatcccgttctaacctctggttaggatttgtttccggttgtccctgattcaactccaccatgctttgtaaatagccaactggttgtcttccaccagttggggttcttaatgtttctgttaagtttgaattgttaccTTCACCTTcacagtggagtgcctgtaaactagcttgatagctaagtgcacttccactataaacaaagcttattattattatcatcatcatcatcatcatcatcatcatcatcatcattattattattattattattattattattattattattattatgacagtgtATAATACATCGTTATGCCGATATCACTACGTTTAGTCGGGCAGTGTATACACTGTAACCGGCCAAACTGAAGCCTAAGCTAGATCTAAAAACGTAATATTACAAATATTAAACTAAATACTATTATAGTTATTTACATAATActaaaagatatatatattcAGTTAAGATTATTCATAAGTAGTATAAATAATCCATTAAAATGAGTTCTTGTGAATAAAGTTCAACTAAGAAAATATTATCTATTTATATGTCTCTTCCTAAATAATATAAATActatattaataatttatttaaaattaatccTTGTAAATGCCCCTTTTAACAGTTTTTATGTTCTTGtagtaaaattataattttcaATCAATCCTGCCCGGTTATTGAGCTATAATCTTATTTCTCGCTCATCACTTTAAAGCATCTTGCAATGTTCAAGGAAATTGAAAGTATTGACTTTTGCATCTTCATGAGACACTCTCTTGCTCTTTTCTCTCCGAACAGTTCCTTCATCTTGTTTCGTACTTCAGGGGAGTATCCTCCCAACACGTCGACTATGATGTTGACTGATCTGTTTAACCACGTACCCCGGGTATCTCTCTTTCATTTCCCATCTAAGTGGTGCatcttttctatttcttttttccctCTGTTTCCGATCCACGGACACGTGAGTAACACCTCCTTCTTCTCTTTGTCTACTATACGcacatccactcggtttgaTTTGACAACTGTGCTCTCTGCATACACTGGAACGTCCCAATAAGCTACCGCTTTGTCGTTTTCGTAAACTGGTTTAGGTTGCACGGGTGAGTACCATGGAGGGTTTGATTCAATCAGATCCATGTCTTTCAGCATCTCAAAGAATGGTATTTTGAGTGCTGCATTATGTCTCATCGGCCAGCGCTATGTTGGCATCAAGTAGCTTAACACCGGGAGGGCATACTGGTTCGATGCAGTGACTTTGTTGACATCTGATAGTGGGCTGGTCCATATCACAGAGAGCCGTTTCAGGTACTCTTTGCTTTATTATGCTTTATCTCtcaaaacgagatcatttacattttgatgtatttcattgaaacacgccagcttggtttagaaccagaatcggcttgaaaggacaaacttcaaacaagatctcgaacaaattacctgtacgtgctctaaacaaacctctgaaaacacaagctcgTGACATTTccccttacttttacgagaactcattgcaattgCGTGTTTGtaaagtggttttcaattgagtgtcgaaagtaatgagcgaatttctttggttttgcattacttcactcagtgattggttcaaagttctcgcgccagtttttcaaccaatcagaagtgaaaacaaaaccaatcgtggctcgcgcatacacattttcccgcgctttgtgtcggaaTGACTTCTAATCACTTCGAGTTTccattggtttactggattgtcacCGTTCCTTTTGATTggcaaaagtaattactttggttttggttttacgacacgcgatggaaactcgctctaacattAAGGCAAAATTTCCttgtcactgttgaggcacTTCGAAAAACAGTAGgcaaacagctgacctcgataaggtccagcTTGAGTcagcgatatggtcacgtgatactggtcagtggataccttgttttgacaggtgtcaattgaccagaacattgatgtccaatgtCAAAGATACATGCTGTAAACCATAGGCGGCTCAAGCTCGTGTTACGCGCGAGACGTGGCCGTGAAAAGCGTCACGTCAGCAACAACACTGTtcaatgcaatttttttgttttatgagAAACTTTAACGACAAAGG of the Montipora capricornis isolate CH-2021 chromosome 7, ASM3666992v2, whole genome shotgun sequence genome contains:
- the LOC138057306 gene encoding uncharacterized protein, which gives rise to MSCGLYRSRYSKARRFLYEKEVQELLECAENEKRRIISTLAIDDQYRASISRVYNLRETFSQLLLLGAGVCRIEVFQTNGVSHIGSGFYFGDGWILTSAHVLRNRDNVNRARFIFFSLDHEISFEARQRRAIIHRILPVGKRPDYHNRDITLVKLGVQYTYGRKKVDLEEWEIDEQQLLDQSRLFDFSSLVQNAFTSSGEVEFSIKPTDPLTAIHFGGRQDARKKFVFDIPVQEVYKQLPIKVVNFSVSIDCEASGCPVVQRVRGNWVLVGVLFGGVLHESEESSVVTVGQALLWNEQILHHIRAGQAAVEKMSCPKPYNIFIPFSERAQLLLETGVKEAADLAVQHRILIL